The following proteins are encoded in a genomic region of Hevea brasiliensis isolate MT/VB/25A 57/8 unplaced genomic scaffold, ASM3005281v1 Scaf591, whole genome shotgun sequence:
- the LOC131177575 gene encoding ATP synthase subunit a-like, with protein sequence KVFLTITPNSPLEQFEIIPLIPMKIGDLYFSFTNPSLFMLLTLSLVLLLFYFVTKKGGGKSVPNAWQSLVELIYDFVPNPVNEQIGGLSGNVKQKFFPRISVTFTFSLFRNPQGMIPYSFTVTSHFLITLGLSFSLFIGITIVGFQKNGLHFLSFSLPAGVPLPLAPFLVLLELIPHCFRALSSGIRLFANMMAGHSSVKILSGFALTVKSR encoded by the coding sequence AAAGTGTTTCTTACGATTACGCCCAACAGCCCACTTGAGCAATTTGAAATAATCCCATTGATTCCTATGAAGATAGGAGACTTGTATTTCTCATTCACAAATCCATCTTTGTTTATGCTTCTAACTCTCAGTTTGGTCCTACTTCTGTTTTATTTTGTTACTAAAAAGGGAGGAGGAAAGTCAGTACCAAATGCTTGGCAATCCTTGGTAGAGCTTATTTATGATTTCGTGCCGAACCCGGTAAACGAACAAATAGGTGGTCTTTCCGGAAATGTTAAACAAAAGTTTTTCCCTCGCATCTCGGTCACTTTTACTTTTTCGTTATTTCGTAATCCCCAGGGTATGATACCTTATAGCTTCACAGTTACAAGTCATTTTCTCATTACTTTGGGtctctcattttctctttttattGGCATTACTATAGTGGGATTTCAAAAAAATGGGCTTCATTTTTTAAGCTTCTCATTACCCGCAGGAGTCCCGCTGCCGTTAGCACCCTTTTTAGTACTCCTTGAGCTAATCCCTCATTGTTTTCGCGCATTAAGCTCAGGAATACGTTTATTTGCTAATATGATGGCCGGTCATAGTTCAGTAAAGATTTTAAGTGGGTTCGCTTTGACCGTTAAGAGTAGGTAA
- the LOC131177577 gene encoding putative cytochrome c biosynthesis ccmC-like mitochondrial protein, whose protein sequence is MSVSLLQPSFLMSKTRSYAQILIGSRLFLTAMAIHLSLRVAPLDLQQGGNSRIPYVHVPAARMSILVYIATAINTFFFLLTKHPLFLRSSGTGTEMGAFFTLFTLVTGGFRGRPMWGTFWVWDARLTSVFISFLIYLGALRFQKLPVEPASISIRTGPIDIPIIKSSVNWWNTSHQPGSISRSGTSIHVPMPIPILSNFANFPFSTRILFVLETRLPIPSFLESPLTEEIEAREGIPKPSSLAESLCVHG, encoded by the coding sequence ATGTCCGTTTCGTTATTACAACCTTCTTTTTTGATGTCAAAGACCAGAAGCTATGCGCAAATTCTCATTGGATCTCGGTTGTTCTTAACAGCGATGGCTATTCATTTAAGTCTTCGGGTAGCACCACTAGATCTTCAACAAGGTGGAAATTCTCGTATTCCGTATGTACATGTTCCTGCGGCTCGGATGAGTATTCTTGTTTATATCGCTACGGCTATCAACACTTTCTTTTTCCTATTAACAAAACATCCCCTTTTTCTTCGCTCTTCCGGAACCGGTACAGAAATGGGTGCTTTTTTTACGTTGTTTACCTTAGTTACTGGGGGGTTTCGGGGAAGACCTATGTGGGGAACCTTTTGGGTGTGGGATGCTCGTTTAACCTCTGTATTCATCTCGTTCCTTATTTACCTGGGTGCACTGCGTTTTCAAAAGCTTCCTGTCGAACCGGCTTCTATTTCAATCCGTACTGGACCGATCGATATACCAATAATCAAGTCTTCAGTCAACTGGTGGAATACATCGCATCAACCTGGGAGCATTAGCCGATCTGGTACATCAATACATGTTCCTATGCCCATTCCAATCTTGTCTAACTTTGCTAACTTCCCCTTCTCAACCCGTATCTTGTTTGTTCTGGAAACACGTCTTCCTATTCCATCTTTTCTCGAATCTCCTTTAACGGAAGAAATAGAAGCTCGAGAAGGAATACCAAAACCTAGTTCACTCGCTGAGTCTCTTTGCGTCCATGGCTGA